The window TAGACTGCTCACCTTCCCCTACATTTTTATCTCCTTTCCAATGATAGGAGTCTCCAAGCTTATCTCCTTCTCCTGAATAGGTAATGACAATGTTCTTATCTGTCTTGGAGAAAGGATCCCATTGGTTATATCCTTTTAAGTTCCCCGTATAGGCCCATACTTTTTCCTGTGGTGCATTAATGACAATGGATTTTTCATAGTGATAATCTTTACTGAAAGCCAGCATGGCAATGACAGCATAGATAAGAATCAGTACAATGATAATACCGATAATTTTTAAGAGTGTTTTCATAGTCTATATATTTAAGGTTATTTATTTAATCATGATTTTCAAATCTGCTTTCAAAATTAAATATTCCCGCATCACTCCTTCTTTCCATATGACAAGATTAATTAAAGATAAGGTATTTTTGTCATAACTTGACAGTGAGGCATTATTTTTGTCCGCTTCAGCTGTGATTCCCAATGAATCCTTACATTTACCTTATTATAAAAGATCAAAAAATGAATATTTTAACAGAAAAGTTTAACACTCCATACCATTCAGCACCGTTCAACAGCATTAAAAATGAAGATTATCTTCCGGCATTTAAAGAATTGATTCAAAAATCTGAAGCCGAAATTGATGCCATCGTCAACAATCCTGATGAACCCACATTTGAAAATGTAATTGAAGCTTTAGCCTATTCCGGAGAGCAGCTGGATGTGGTTTCTAATATTTTTTTCAACTTAAATTCAGCGGAGACCAGCGACGAAATTCAGCAGATCGCACAGGAAGTTTCTCCGATCTTAACAGAATATTCTTCAAAAATTTCTCAAAACGAAGCTCTTTTCAACAAAATCAGAAAAGTATATGATGAAAAGGAAAAATATAACCTCAATGATGAACAGGAAATGCTTTTGAATGAAACCTACAAAGGTTTTGTAAGAAGCGGAGCTTTACTGAATGAAGAAGATAAAGAACAACTGAAGAAAATCAGCATGGATCTTTCTTTAAAATCTTTACAGTTCGGTCAGAATGTGCTGGCCTCCACCAATGCTTATTTTAAACATATTACCAATAAGGAAGATCTTGCAGGAATTCCTGAAGCTATCATTGATCAATATGCTGAAGAAGCTAAAGAAAGAAATCTTGATGGCTGGGTAGTAACGCTACAGTATCCGAGCTATATTCCTTTTATGACCTATGCTGAAAACCGTGAGCTGAGAAAAGAACTGGCTCTGGCAAATGGTAAAAAGTCTTTTGATGGCGGAGAATTTGACAATCAGCAACTTATTAAAGAACTTCTGAATTTAAAACAGCAGAAAGCTGAGCTCCTCGGGTATACCAGCTATGCCGATTTTGTTCTGGAAGAGAGAATGGCTAAGTCTCCGGTAAAAGTTTTAGATTTTTTAAATGAACTTCTGACCAAAGCAAAGCCTTATGCAGATCAGGAAATTGAAGAATTAAAAGCGTTAGCAAAAGCTGACGGAATTGAGGAAATGCAAGGCTACGATCATGCATTCTATGCTGAAAAGCTTCGTAAGGCGAAATTCGATCTTAATGATGAAGAATTAAAACCCTATTTTCCATTAAACCAGGTACAGGATGCTGTATTCGGACTGGCTGGAAAACTTTTCGGACTGAGTTTTGAAGAAAGAAATGACATTCCGAAATACCATGAAGATGTAAAAGTATATGAAGTAAAGGAGGCCTTCGACTCCGCTCAGGCTAGCAGCTACAAGGCATTATTATACGTTGATTATTTTCCGAGAAAAGGGAAAAGAGCGGGCGCATGGATGACGAGCTACAAAAACCAGTACAAAAAGAACGGTGAAAATTCCCGTCCTCATATTTCCATTGTCTGCAACTTCAGCAAACCTACAAAAGATACCCCAAGCTTACTGACTTTCCAGGAGGTAACTACGCTATTCCACGAATTCGGGCATGCCCTTCACGGAATGATGGCCGATACCCAATATCCTACTCTTTCCGGAACGTCCGTAAAATGGGATTTCGTTGAGCTGCCTTCACAGTTTCTGGAAAACTTCTGCTATGAGCCAGAATTCTTAAAGACTTTCGCGAAACATTATAAAACCGGAGCAGTACTTCCTGACGAAAAAATAGAAAAAATAGAGCAGTCTAAAAACTTTATGGAAGGGTATCAGACTTTAAGACAGTTAGGTTTTGGGCTTCTGGATATGAACTACCACACAAAAGTGGCAGAATTGGAGAACGAGAGTGTGAAAGAATTTGAAGATAAGTATACCAAAGCAACCACGCTTTATCCTTCCAACGCTGAAACCGCAATGAGCCCAAGCTTCTCCCATATTTTCCAGGGAGGATATTCTGCAGGATATTATTCTTACAAATGGGCAGAAGTTCTGGATGCCGATGCATTCCAGTATTTCAAAGAAAACGGAATCTTCAATCCTGAAATTGCGGCCAAATATAAAGTATTGCTTTCTTCAGGCGGAACAAAAGATCCCATGGAACTTTACAAAAACTTCAGAGGCAGCGAACCAAAAGTGGAAAGCTTGCTGAAAAGAGCATTTGGATAAGAAATAAGAAAATACAATATACAAAGAACAGCAGTTGCTGTTCTTTTTTGTTTGATAATGAAGCCTGGTATACTTTACCAAATTTTGTAAATTAGTCATCTGATATCCTCAAATTCTATATGACTATTCCAGAGCAAATCCAAGAACATATCAACAGCCATCCGGAACTTAAACGCAAAGATATGCAGGAACTCCACAACATCATTCTGGAGCTTATGCCGGAATGCCAGCTCTGGTTTCTGGATGGTAAAAACAGTGAAAATAAAACCGTTTCCAATCCCAATATCGGATATGGATCATATACCCTGCAATATGCCGGTGGAAAGACCCGAGATTTTTACCAGATTGGCATGAGTGCCAATACAACGGGGATTTCCATCTATATTATGAATATCAGTGATAAAACTTACCTTTCAAAAACTTATGGGGCGAAAATAGGGAAAGCCAGTGTAACAGGATATTGTATTAAATTTAAAGCGTTGAAAGACATCAATATCGAAGCATTGCAAGCAGCCATCCTGGAGGGTATTAAAGATTAAAAGAAAATAAAATCTTTCAATCCAATTAAAAAAATAATTTATCTGTTCCAAGAAAGCTAAATTTGTATAGGAAATAAAACAAGCATCCATTCTGTAAATAATGAGCACAATACCACTGCGATTAGAAAATGTAAAAAAACTTCAGGCTAAAAGATGGGAAAATGAAGACCACTGGGATACTTTAAACGAACTTTTAGTGAAAGAATTAGAGGAAATTTTACTTATTGAACCTGAAAACACTTCGGCTTTAATCAATATTGGTGCTGTTTATTCTGATATGGGGGAAAATGAAATGGCTCTGGAGTATTTAAAAAAGGCATTGAATTTGGGTTCCAAAGACAAAAATCTCTTTGTAAATCTTGCCATTGTGCTTGTTTATATGGAGAAACATCAGGAAGAATATCTGGAATATCTTGAAGAGGCCGAGGATAAAACGGAAGACCCTCTCACATTTAAGGCTTATTTCGATCCTCAATCCCGTTAAAATGAACTCAATTAAAAACTTACAATCATGTTATTAGCCATACTCCTACCCTTTTTGTCTTTCATGGTCCGCGGAAAAGTTCTTACCGGAATTGTGTGCCTGATCTTACAAATCACTTTGATCGGATGGCTTCCTGCTGCCATTTGGGCCATGCTTTCTTTAAATAATGCAAGAGCAGATAAAAGAAATAACAGATTAATCAAAGCGATGCGCGAAAACAGGAAATAGCAGATAGCAAAAAAACACCTTAAGTGTCTGGTTATAAAACCTTTACAACAGATCATTTACTATATATAGCTTTTGATATGTAAATTTTTCAAAAAAAACTTGCGAAACCGAAAAGTTGCACCTACATTTGCAACCATATAGTTTCATTTAAAATTATTGATGATGAGAAGAGATATTTTTCAGGCTGTAGCAGATCCCACACGCAGAGCAATTATAGCATTGATTGCGGTACAGGCAATGACACCCAATGCGATCGCTGAGCATTTTGACACCACCAGACAGGCTGTTTCAAAACATCTTAAAATCCTGACTGAGTGTGAGCTGGTCACCCAGAATCATCAGGGAAGGGAAATTTATTACTTGTTAGAAATTGATAAAATGAAAGAAATAGATCATTGGCTGGAACAGTTCAGAAAGATATGGGAAAGCCGCTTCGAACAGCTGGACACTTTACTGGCAACTTTAAAAAGCCAGCAGAAATAAGTTAAAATTATTATACTCAAAGCAAATTATAAAAATAAGATTATGAAAAATCACCTCCAGTTCGATTTTCTTGCAGATAAGGAAAAGAACACCTTAACGATCAGACGCGAGTTTATGGCCAACCGTCAATTGGTCTGGGACTGCTACACCAAAAGTGAGCTTCTCGACCAATGGTTTGCTCCAAAACCATTCACTACAAAAACAAAATCAATGGATTTCCGTGAAGGCGGCCACTGGCATTATGCTATGGTAGAACCCAATGGAACAGAATATTGGGGCTGGATCGGCTATCACAAGATCAATCCTGTTGATTCTTATACTTCCAGCGATGCATTCTGTAATGAGCAGGGAGAAATCAATGCCGCTCTTCCTCAGGCAGAATGGCTGGTATCTTTCACGGATAAAAATGAAAATACCCTTGTAGAAATCATTGTCAGCTATCAATCCTTAGCTGATCTGGAAACCATTATCGAAATGGGAATGGAACAGGGGATGATAGCAACTCTTGAAAAACTTGATGAATTATTATTAACATTAAACCCATAAAAATGAGCCACAAAATCACAGTTTCTGCTGCCATCAATGCAGATGCAAAAAAAGTATGGAACTATTACACCCATCCCGAACACATCACGCAGTGGAACTTTGCAGATCCTTCATGGCATTGTCCTTCTGCCTCCAATGATATGCAGGTAGGTGGAAAATACGCCGCAAGAATGGAAGCTAAAGACGGAAGTTTCGGTTTTGATTTCGAAGCCGTTTATGATGAAATAAAAGAGGGTGAAAACTTTAAGTATACCATGCCGGACGGAAGACAGGTGCAGGTAGACTTTAAAGAAAATGCCGGGCAGACTTATGTAGACGTAGCCTTTGATCCGGAAAACCAGAACCCCGAAGAAATGCAGAAAGGAGGCTGGCAGGCGATTCTTGATAATTTCAAAAAGTATACGGAATCAAATTAATTTTTTTAGTTAAGAATTCATAAAGCTGGATGTTTTACATTCAGCTTTTCCTTTAGCAAAAACCAGTACAATCTGAAATTGCTGTCCGTTACATTTGAAAGATGAAATGTGCAAAGGTTTTATTTTTTCGGAATATGTTTCATTTCAGGAAGTACATCATCCGGAACTTTAAAAATACAGATCATGACAAAAATAACGCAGAAAATATTGATCAGTAATGCACCGGAAAAAGCATTCTTATAATCTTGTACCAAAGGTTTTTCTCCCAGAAAACAATAAAAAATACTTCCTACAGCAACAATTCCAATAATAGCGGCAATCTGCTGAAAAGTATTATAAACACCGGAAGCATTACCAATCAGCTTTTCAGACATTCCGGACAGCGCTATATTTGCCAGCGAAGGAATAATAGAGCCTATTCCCAACCCGTGGAGGAACAAAAGAAGACAAAAAACAGGAAATTCTATCTGCATCCTGAACAGGAACAGCTGAAAAATTAAAACCAAAATAATAAAGCTAAGTCCTGCCACCAGGGCTTTTTTCCCATATCTTAAGATAAATCTCACTGAAAAAACCGATGCCAGAATAAACCCTAGTCCCTGAAAAACAATAATCTCTCCTGCAGCTAACGGACCTATCTTTAAACCATTTTGTAAAAAGAGAGAAAGGATATAAAAATAGGAATCCAGCATGATAAAAAAGAAGGAAACCGCTATGATTCCGAGATTGAAGTTTTTATAACGAAACAGATCAAAATCAATCAGATAAGACTTCCTGTTTCGTTTTTTTTTCTCTTGACTTTTTATAAAAACCCATAAGATTCCTACTGAAATGATCATCAGTGAAACATTGTTAAAATGAAGACCATCATGCTCAGCCAGGGTCAAAGCATAGGTAGCAGAGAACAATCCTGCGGAAAGAATCAAAACTCCTGTAATATCAAAAGACTGCTTCACAAAAAGCCTGGATTCCTCCAATATATTCAGCGTAAGGAAAACTGCGGCTAAACATACAGGAATATTGATCAGAAAAATAAGCCTCCAAGGCTCATCCATCAGCGTCAGAGAAGAAAAATACCCTCCGAGAAACTGTCCTAAAACAGTACCTGTACCAATGGTAATTCCGTACCAGCCCATTGCTTGAGTGCGTTCCTGATGATATGGAAACAGAATCTGTATCATGGAGAGAACCTGTGGAGCCATCATTGCAGCACTTATCCCCTGTACAAACCTTGCTGTCACCAGCTGCCATGCTCCTACAGAAAATCCACAGGCAACAGAACTTATCATAAAAGCTGATAGCCCGGTCATATAGAGCTTTTTCCTTCCGTACAGATCACCCAGCCGTCCTCCTGTAATTAAGAAAGAAGCAAAACCGATAAGGTAAGCTGCCATCATAAACTGCATTTCTCCAGGAGAAGCATGAAGATCACACTGTATGGAAGGAATGGACACATTGATGATAAAAATATCCATAATCGTCAATAATTGACCTAATAATACCACCAACAATTTCAGATACTTATACTTCATTATTATATAGATCTATCTATTTTAAATAATCAAAAAATTAGGACAATACATTCTGAACCATTTTTTTAACCTGATCAAAAGAATCATTTTGTCTGGTGATGGTAGATGTAACGACTGCTCCTTCCAGTAAAAGGAAAATAATCTCTGATACCAAATCCGTATCTGTAAGCTTTGAGTGTTCTGCAAATTCAGTAACGAGTGTTCTGATCAGATCTTTCTGCTTTTCTTTATGCTGCTTTGCGAAAACTGAAACAGAAGGGTTTGCTTCTCCTATTTCAGAAACAATTTTAATGAAATGGCAGCCGGCAAACTTTGAGGTCTGCTGCAATTTTTTCCTGTACTCAATAAGCGCCAGAATTTTTTCTCCCGGATCTGCAATTTTTGAGACGCTGTTTTCAAATCCTTCAAACCAATTCAGTTCTTCTTTAACAAGATAAGCCAGAAGAAGATCATTTTTAGATGAAAAATGGTTGTACAAAGACCCTATCGC of the Chryseobacterium aureum genome contains:
- a CDS encoding ArsR/SmtB family transcription factor, coding for MRRDIFQAVADPTRRAIIALIAVQAMTPNAIAEHFDTTRQAVSKHLKILTECELVTQNHQGREIYYLLEIDKMKEIDHWLEQFRKIWESRFEQLDTLLATLKSQQK
- a CDS encoding SRPBCC family protein, which produces MKTLLKIIGIIIVLILIYAVIAMLAFSKDYHYEKSIVINAPQEKVWAYTGNLKGYNQWDPFSKTDKNIVITYSGEGDKLGDSYHWKGDKNVGEGEQSISELIPNQKMATKLHFIEPFEGDAKSNIVLTREGTGTRVTWMIDNELNTIMKIMKPMMDNNMDKMFGQGLDNLKKLAEK
- a CDS encoding tetratricopeptide repeat protein — its product is MSTIPLRLENVKKLQAKRWENEDHWDTLNELLVKELEEILLIEPENTSALINIGAVYSDMGENEMALEYLKKALNLGSKDKNLFVNLAIVLVYMEKHQEEYLEYLEEAEDKTEDPLTFKAYFDPQSR
- a CDS encoding MFS transporter, with translation MKYKYLKLLVVLLGQLLTIMDIFIINVSIPSIQCDLHASPGEMQFMMAAYLIGFASFLITGGRLGDLYGRKKLYMTGLSAFMISSVACGFSVGAWQLVTARFVQGISAAMMAPQVLSMIQILFPYHQERTQAMGWYGITIGTGTVLGQFLGGYFSSLTLMDEPWRLIFLINIPVCLAAVFLTLNILEESRLFVKQSFDITGVLILSAGLFSATYALTLAEHDGLHFNNVSLMIISVGILWVFIKSQEKKKRNRKSYLIDFDLFRYKNFNLGIIAVSFFFIMLDSYFYILSLFLQNGLKIGPLAAGEIIVFQGLGFILASVFSVRFILRYGKKALVAGLSFIILVLIFQLFLFRMQIEFPVFCLLLFLHGLGIGSIIPSLANIALSGMSEKLIGNASGVYNTFQQIAAIIGIVAVGSIFYCFLGEKPLVQDYKNAFSGALLINIFCVIFVMICIFKVPDDVLPEMKHIPKK
- a CDS encoding TetR/AcrR family transcriptional regulator; protein product: MKKEKVRERIIRVASGLFYKQGYNSTGINQIIAEADIAIGSLYNHFSSKNDLLLAYLVKEELNWFEGFENSVSKIADPGEKILALIEYRKKLQQTSKFAGCHFIKIVSEIGEANPSVSVFAKQHKEKQKDLIRTLVTEFAEHSKLTDTDLVSEIIFLLLEGAVVTSTITRQNDSFDQVKKMVQNVLS
- a CDS encoding SRPBCC family protein, which gives rise to MKNHLQFDFLADKEKNTLTIRREFMANRQLVWDCYTKSELLDQWFAPKPFTTKTKSMDFREGGHWHYAMVEPNGTEYWGWIGYHKINPVDSYTSSDAFCNEQGEINAALPQAEWLVSFTDKNENTLVEIIVSYQSLADLETIIEMGMEQGMIATLEKLDELLLTLNP
- a CDS encoding SRPBCC family protein, with translation MSHKITVSAAINADAKKVWNYYTHPEHITQWNFADPSWHCPSASNDMQVGGKYAARMEAKDGSFGFDFEAVYDEIKEGENFKYTMPDGRQVQVDFKENAGQTYVDVAFDPENQNPEEMQKGGWQAILDNFKKYTESN
- a CDS encoding M3 family metallopeptidase, with the translated sequence MNILTEKFNTPYHSAPFNSIKNEDYLPAFKELIQKSEAEIDAIVNNPDEPTFENVIEALAYSGEQLDVVSNIFFNLNSAETSDEIQQIAQEVSPILTEYSSKISQNEALFNKIRKVYDEKEKYNLNDEQEMLLNETYKGFVRSGALLNEEDKEQLKKISMDLSLKSLQFGQNVLASTNAYFKHITNKEDLAGIPEAIIDQYAEEAKERNLDGWVVTLQYPSYIPFMTYAENRELRKELALANGKKSFDGGEFDNQQLIKELLNLKQQKAELLGYTSYADFVLEERMAKSPVKVLDFLNELLTKAKPYADQEIEELKALAKADGIEEMQGYDHAFYAEKLRKAKFDLNDEELKPYFPLNQVQDAVFGLAGKLFGLSFEERNDIPKYHEDVKVYEVKEAFDSAQASSYKALLYVDYFPRKGKRAGAWMTSYKNQYKKNGENSRPHISIVCNFSKPTKDTPSLLTFQEVTTLFHEFGHALHGMMADTQYPTLSGTSVKWDFVELPSQFLENFCYEPEFLKTFAKHYKTGAVLPDEKIEKIEQSKNFMEGYQTLRQLGFGLLDMNYHTKVAELENESVKEFEDKYTKATTLYPSNAETAMSPSFSHIFQGGYSAGYYSYKWAEVLDADAFQYFKENGIFNPEIAAKYKVLLSSGGTKDPMELYKNFRGSEPKVESLLKRAFG
- a CDS encoding DUF1801 domain-containing protein, whose product is MTIPEQIQEHINSHPELKRKDMQELHNIILELMPECQLWFLDGKNSENKTVSNPNIGYGSYTLQYAGGKTRDFYQIGMSANTTGISIYIMNISDKTYLSKTYGAKIGKASVTGYCIKFKALKDINIEALQAAILEGIKD
- a CDS encoding YqaE/Pmp3 family membrane protein — encoded protein: MLLAILLPFLSFMVRGKVLTGIVCLILQITLIGWLPAAIWAMLSLNNARADKRNNRLIKAMRENRK